The genomic region GATGCAGCGTCGATAGCCGCACCCCCTCGGAGACGGCCGGCCCGTCGGCCTCGGCTACAGCGATCACGATCAGGGACTTCTCCTACCAAACGCCCACGGCCGTGCCTTCCGGGGCGACGGTAACTGTGACAAACATGGATACCGACGCACACTCCGTGACGGCCGACGAAGGATCGGCGTTCGACGTAAACGTCACCGGCAGCGGCGGGACAGCCACGTTCATCGCCCCGTCCAAACCCGGCAACTACCCTTTCCACTGCTTCTTCCACCCGGACATGCACGGAATGCTGACTGTCAAGTGAAAGGAATTTCCCGAGCTGGGTCCTGTGACTCACAGGCATCCGTCCGCACACATGGCTGGCTATGACGACGCTTGTCGGATCCTTCATGGCCCGACGGCCCGAACATCATCGCGTCACGGTTCTTGACTCCGCCACTGACATCGCCTTGTACCAGTTCGAGCACGAATGGTACGAGGCCGCCGAGCGCTACGCCGCTGGGGACATGGAACGTGAGTGCCTGGTCCTGCCGATGCCCCCACAGAGGCGCCGGGATCGGTGGGTGTTAGAACAGCTTCTCCAAAACCGCGTGGGTGAGTTCGTGGATGACCCGGTTCGCGCCGGGATGTCCGCCGTGCTCCTGCCCAGGGTGTGCACCACGAAGGCGTAGGCCCGGCCGCCCTGGACCAGGATGCTGGCGTCGTGCAGGTACCCGTTTTCCAACCATGAAAGCGTCCCGCGGACGGCCGCGCAGCCGATGGATTGGGGTTCGGCGCTGCGCTGATTTCCGCACCCAATCCATCCGCTGCTTGCCCTTCGGGTTACCCCGGCTCCGTCGGGCACAGCTACGCGAAGCTCCGCCAGCAGGCAAAAACATGCTGGGGGAGGGGGCACCGGTACAGGTGCCAGCCTCCGCACACGTCCGTTGACAACATCATTGCGATTCCTGCGGATCGTACGTGCCGCTCCACCGGCTCAACCGTCCTGCGGCCCGGCTCAACCGTCCTGCGGCCGGCTGCACGCCGTGTCTGGATTCTCCTCCCTTTGGGAATCGGTTTCTGGCGCAACCAGCGCAAGAAACCACACTAGTTTTGCCACGCAAACTAGACGATGTTCGCGTCTAGCCATGAGTGATGATCCTAGTGGCCCAGCGACTGGACGCGGCCGTTCTTGCACCATGCGTCTTGCAGCTGGTCAGGCAGGACGTCGTCATCCTGGACGGTATAGGGTTCTTTGTCGGGAAGCTGCTCTTCAGTCATTTCTGGCGCCTTTCCTATCACCGGCTGTACAACAGGACAGCAAAGCAGGGGAGGCCAGGGACCGGCCCACAGCCTGACACCAGGATCCGGACGCACAAGCTTCAGTCCGCAAGATCCCCAACCGTGCCGTGGGGCGATCTTCCCAGAAGGAGGTGCGCGGCCGGAAGCTCAGTCATGATCCTGCGTCGTTCCAGCGATAAGGATTGATGCTGGACCTGCCGGCTTGGTGGCTGTTGTACCCCTGCTGCCAGGCGTCCGGGATCGCCGAAACCAGGTCCGACAACAATGGGTAGTACGGGTGGTCAGGCCCGATGTAAATCATCTCTTCCCTCGCCCTGTCCATGATGACAAGGACGTCCTTCTCACTCCTCATTGCCGCATGGTCGCATGAAAGACCAACACCGGCATAGTCCTCCGAGATTCGCAAGCAGTTCGGCCAGTAATGGGGCAATTTTCCCGCGTTTCCGGGGAGCTTATAACGCCGAAAATGGGGATTCCGTCAGTTGGGGTGGGCGTGCAGTGGCGAAGGAGCGCCTTTTTATCATTGCCAAGTCAGCCGTAGTTTCGGGAGGCATCCCGAAACACGGCTCTTTCGTGGTGGAGTTGTTCAGACTTGGTGCCCCGAAAGTTTGAGCTGCCCTGATCCGTGCCGACAGCCAAATACTCGTACCAGGAACGCCAGGTGCTCACGCCCGTAGGCGCGGAATGCGTAGACAGACAAGCTATAGATTCGTTCCGGGGAAGCCTGCCAGTGTTAGTCTGGCAGGCTTCCCCGGACCCCGTAAGCATCCGGTATCTGGTCATGCGCCGCTCTCGGGCGCGGAAATAGAGGCCGTTTCCCGGCTTGTTGACTGCTCTCCGCCTAGCTTTGCTGGACCCGCTTGAGAAAGTGCCCCGTGCGGTTTTGGAGGCCCTCAATCTGGCGGAGGACGACGGCCGCAGGGTCCGGGTTGATCTCGTTGGCCGGAGGCTCCTTTCGCACGTTCTCGCTGCACAGGAAGTCTGCGCAGATCAACGTGCCAACGGTGTTCCCGTCACGACCGGACTGGCCAGCGCGTTTGGCCACCCAAAGGAGCACATCCTCCTTGGAGAACACATCCCGGCACAACTCACAAAGCACCGAGCGGTTCTTCTTGGCACCGCCCTCGGGTGCGCGGAGCATAATCCCGGTCAGGCCTTTTGGCCCGGGCACTACCAAATACCCCCGAAGCGGCATCTTTTCGTCCCGCCAGCCCAGGAAGTCCAGGGTGTCCCATTCCTGGGAATCGAGGTTTTTGGGCAGGGTGAGCCTTGCGGCCTCCGAACGGGTGGCGTTGATAAAGGATGAACGGATCTGTTGCGGCGTGATTGCCTGCATGACTGACTCCTTCGACGATGTGGCTTCCCCTTCCGGGGACGGTCATGGAATGTCAGCTTCCCGCGCGAAAGGGACCGCAATCTACGTCTTTTGTCAGTTGGTGACCTGAAGAACTAGGGACGGTTCCGCGTCGAGGGGAAGCTGGGTGCAGCAGCGGGCACACTGCAGGCCATGACGGCCACCTCGCTCACTATGGCCGCAGCGACCGGAAAGGTCCCCCGCGTACTCATTGCCCTCGTTCCCCCGTCTTTCTCACCAGATCATCCCGGTTCCCATATCCTGCCAAACCATATCCAAATTTGTCCAAAAGGTTGTTGCCACCATCCTTGGCAAGGGTTGCGCCTGTTGCGAGGATCAGGACGCAGAAATCAGGGACTGATGCACGATTCGGACATGGTCCTCCCGGGTGGTCCGTGAACGCCGCTATGCTCCCACCATGGGGAAAACAATAAAGGGCAGGACCTTCGCCGTCGTCACGGGTTTTTCGGTTGCGGCGGTTTCGCTGGTCGCCGCGTGGGTGAACGGAAACATCCCTTTGCCTGCTGTCCTCGCTACGTCCTTGGTTCTCGGAGTGGCGACATACCTGGCTAGGAGCAGGCAGAGTGCTAAGAATTCGAGCTAATGTCCGACCGACCCTGCCATGACCCGCGGTTTCGGGAGCTCCGGCCCCAAATTCTCGGTCAGGCCAGACGTTGGTCGGGCAGCT from Arthrobacter globiformis harbors:
- a CDS encoding FBP domain-containing protein — translated: MQAITPQQIRSSFINATRSEAARLTLPKNLDSQEWDTLDFLGWRDEKMPLRGYLVVPGPKGLTGIMLRAPEGGAKKNRSVLCELCRDVFSKEDVLLWVAKRAGQSGRDGNTVGTLICADFLCSENVRKEPPANEINPDPAAVVLRQIEGLQNRTGHFLKRVQQS
- a CDS encoding cupredoxin domain-containing protein, producing MKSAKAMGALTLVAILSGMAGCSVDSRTPSETAGPSASATAITIRDFSYQTPTAVPSGATVTVTNMDTDAHSVTADEGSAFDVNVTGSGGTATFIAPSKPGNYPFHCFFHPDMHGMLTVK